In the Terriglobales bacterium genome, one interval contains:
- a CDS encoding polysaccharide biosynthesis C-terminal domain-containing protein, with protein LVVCPITLAILALAPEGLRLWLGDAFMVHSTLVLRWLAVGVFVSCLAHVPLALIQAAGRPDVTAKLHMIEFPLYVAGLWWAVRSHGIDGAAVAWTARVSLDAILLFVFAARMVPIPAGAPSRMAAGSLLALLAFYFATLPGTLVARIALACVMGAIFAASTWYVFLAPEERALLLRFRQSAPVE; from the coding sequence CCTGGTGGTGTGCCCGATTACGCTTGCGATCCTCGCCTTGGCTCCAGAAGGCTTGCGGCTTTGGCTGGGCGACGCCTTCATGGTTCACAGTACCCTGGTGCTGCGCTGGCTGGCGGTGGGCGTGTTCGTCAGTTGTCTTGCTCATGTTCCGCTGGCGCTGATCCAGGCGGCGGGCCGCCCCGATGTCACCGCCAAGCTGCATATGATCGAATTTCCGCTGTACGTCGCAGGCCTGTGGTGGGCGGTCCGCTCGCATGGAATTGACGGCGCGGCCGTGGCCTGGACCGCTCGCGTTTCTCTCGACGCAATTCTTCTCTTCGTTTTTGCCGCTCGGATGGTCCCGATTCCGGCCGGAGCGCCGTCAAGAATGGCAGCGGGTTCTCTGCTCGCTTTGCTGGCGTTTTACTTTGCCACCCTGCCCGGAACGCTGGTGGCACGCATAGCGTTGGCCTGTGTCATGGGTGCGATATTCGCCGCCAGCACCTGGTATGTGTTTCTTGCTCCCGAGGAGCGCGCGCTGCTGCTCCGTTTTCGACAGTCAGCACCTGTCGAGTGA